From the Pseudomonas sp. SORT22 genome, one window contains:
- a CDS encoding nuclear transport factor 2 family protein: protein MTHPAFTEVLDAHVAIEQWLSGAAHATELDALMARFSAQFSMINLPGQIVDYQGLQQLFAHAHGQRAGLQISIDELQVIGEGPSLCVVSYREWQVDDAGNRSVRRSTAVFERHDGALRWRHLHETTVAG from the coding sequence ATGACCCATCCCGCTTTCACGGAAGTTCTCGACGCCCACGTAGCCATCGAACAATGGCTGTCCGGCGCAGCCCACGCCACAGAGCTGGACGCATTGATGGCGCGCTTCAGCGCGCAGTTCTCGATGATCAACCTGCCCGGCCAAATCGTCGATTATCAGGGCTTGCAGCAACTGTTCGCCCACGCCCACGGCCAGCGCGCCGGGCTGCAAATCAGCATCGATGAGCTGCAAGTGATTGGCGAAGGGCCAAGCCTTTGCGTGGTCAGTTATCGCGAATGGCAGGTCGATGACGCCGGCAATCGCTCGGTGCGCCGCTCGACCGCAGTGTTCGAGCGCCACGATGGCGCCCTGCGCTGGCGCCATCTGCATGAAACCACCGTGGCCGGCTGA
- a CDS encoding Ku protein, which translates to MARAIWKGAISFGLVHIPVSLSTAISSDRVDFDWLDERSMEPVGYKRVNKVTGKEIAREHIVKGVQYQKGQYVVISEEEIRKARPEATQTIDIFSFVDSDEIPLQQFDTPYYLSPDRRGGKVYALLRGTLQSTGKVALAKVVLHTQQHLALLRPLEDAMVMITLRWPEEVRGLDSLELDASVRDSSIDKRELQMARRLVEDMSGHWTPEEYRNDFKDTIMSLVEEKASQGKIATVEPLEGEGEQKSADIIDLTELLKRSLGGRKPAAKKAAPAAKKPAGSKPRKKA; encoded by the coding sequence ATGGCCAGAGCCATCTGGAAAGGTGCCATCAGCTTCGGCCTGGTGCACATCCCGGTGTCGTTGAGTACTGCGATCAGCAGCGACCGGGTCGATTTCGACTGGCTCGATGAGCGCAGCATGGAACCGGTGGGCTACAAGCGGGTGAACAAAGTCACCGGCAAGGAGATCGCCCGCGAGCACATCGTCAAGGGCGTGCAATACCAGAAAGGCCAATACGTGGTGATCAGCGAGGAGGAGATCCGCAAGGCCCGCCCCGAGGCGACCCAGACCATCGATATCTTCTCGTTTGTCGACAGCGACGAAATCCCCCTGCAGCAGTTCGACACCCCGTATTACCTGAGCCCCGACCGGCGTGGTGGCAAGGTTTATGCCTTGCTGCGCGGAACCTTGCAGAGCACCGGCAAGGTGGCCCTGGCCAAGGTGGTGCTGCACACCCAGCAGCACCTGGCGCTGCTGCGCCCGCTGGAGGACGCGATGGTGATGATTACCCTGCGCTGGCCCGAGGAAGTGCGCGGCCTCGACAGCCTGGAACTGGACGCCAGCGTGCGCGACTCGAGCATCGACAAGCGTGAGCTGCAAATGGCCAGGCGCCTGGTCGAGGACATGAGCGGGCACTGGACGCCGGAGGAATACCGCAACGACTTCAAGGACACCATCATGAGCCTGGTCGAAGAGAAGGCCAGCCAGGGCAAGATCGCCACGGTCGAGCCGCTGGAAGGCGAAGGCGAGCAGAAAAGCGCCGATATCATCGACCTTACCGAGCTGCTCAAACGCAGCCTGGGCGGGCGCAAACCGGCGGCGAAGAAAGCCGCGCCAGCGGCGAAAAAGCCTGCCGGCAGCAAGCCGCGCAAGAAGGCCTGA
- a CDS encoding DUF4142 domain-containing protein → MSPFLRPTRLALELCALLSIGAQAASNNAFVDEAISAGMAEIQTSQLALEKTRSPEVKAFAQQMIKDHTKANQHLLELARQHGFSVPDDAALTSKARKMMLQVQDGASFDAAYATHQVDAHEQAVRLFDEESRSTSAPDDLRTFAKTTLPTLKHHLQMAKQLQNAHRKN, encoded by the coding sequence ATGAGCCCGTTCCTGCGCCCCACCCGCCTCGCCCTGGAGCTTTGCGCCCTGCTCAGCATCGGCGCCCAGGCCGCCAGCAACAATGCCTTTGTCGACGAAGCCATCAGTGCCGGCATGGCGGAAATTCAGACCAGCCAGCTGGCCCTGGAAAAAACCCGCTCGCCCGAGGTAAAGGCGTTTGCCCAGCAGATGATCAAGGATCACACTAAAGCCAATCAGCACCTGCTTGAGCTGGCCAGACAACATGGCTTCAGCGTCCCGGACGACGCTGCCCTGACCAGCAAGGCGCGCAAGATGATGCTGCAGGTGCAGGACGGCGCGTCGTTCGATGCGGCCTATGCCACCCATCAGGTCGACGCCCATGAACAGGCGGTGCGCCTGTTCGACGAAGAGAGCCGGTCGACCTCCGCCCCGGACGACCTGCGCACCTTTGCCAAGACTACGTTGCCGACCCTCAAGCATCACCTGCAAATGGCCAAGCAACTGCAAAACGCGCACCGCAAGAACTGA
- a CDS encoding Yip1 family protein: MSTHLVQLFTHPDDAWMEIRQEEELHPRHYLPHLLLMALIPALCLFIGTTSIGWSLAGTERVRLSVASAAELGVLLYAACVVGVMIMGGFIRWMSRTFDARPSLNQCIGFAAYTATPYFVAGVAGLYPGRWLALIVLGAASAYATFLLYVGLPTFLRLRKEDGLLYSTSVWAVGLLVLVTILVSMILFWFNVLSPEYLRPASLG; the protein is encoded by the coding sequence ATGAGTACCCATCTGGTTCAACTCTTCACCCACCCCGATGACGCCTGGATGGAAATCCGCCAGGAAGAAGAACTGCACCCGCGCCACTACCTGCCGCACCTGCTGCTGATGGCGCTGATTCCCGCCCTGTGCCTGTTCATTGGTACCACCAGTATTGGCTGGAGCCTGGCCGGCACCGAGCGGGTGCGCCTGAGTGTGGCCAGCGCCGCCGAGCTTGGGGTGCTGTTGTATGCCGCCTGCGTGGTCGGGGTGATGATCATGGGCGGGTTCATTCGCTGGATGTCGCGCACCTTCGATGCCCGCCCCAGCCTCAACCAGTGCATCGGTTTTGCCGCCTACACCGCCACGCCGTACTTTGTCGCCGGTGTCGCCGGGCTCTACCCCGGGCGCTGGCTGGCGTTGATCGTGCTGGGTGCGGCGTCGGCCTATGCGACGTTCCTGCTGTACGTTGGCCTGCCGACCTTCCTGCGCCTGCGCAAGGAAGACGGCCTGCTGTACTCGACCAGTGTCTGGGCGGTGGGGCTGCTGGTGCTGGTGACCATCCTGGTGTCGATGATCCTGTTCTGGTTCAACGTCCTCAGCCCCGAATACCTGCGCCCGGCCAGCCTCGGCTGA
- a CDS encoding DUF1652 domain-containing protein yields MSLIGVSTLELCHMIEQALLPEHSVVSCTDGEHLTIQLGQGDSLGDCLTVTGIKVHSLTTCHELAALVAQVREEQRLGRSQIPFKPQALA; encoded by the coding sequence ATGTCACTGATTGGAGTTTCCACGCTTGAGTTGTGCCATATGATTGAACAGGCATTGCTGCCTGAACACAGTGTGGTGTCGTGCACCGATGGCGAGCACCTGACCATCCAGCTGGGGCAGGGCGATAGCCTGGGCGACTGCCTGACCGTCACCGGCATCAAGGTGCATAGCCTGACCACCTGCCACGAACTTGCCGCGTTGGTGGCCCAGGTGCGCGAAGAGCAGCGCCTGGGGCGTAGCCAGATTCCGTTCAAGCCCCAGGCGCTTGCCTGA
- a CDS encoding KGG domain-containing protein, which translates to MASKDTSNPGNFANDRQKASEAGKKGGQASGGNQKPSDQSRKPDMGKDQTRKPSGGGRS; encoded by the coding sequence ATGGCTAGCAAAGACACTTCGAATCCCGGGAATTTCGCGAACGACCGGCAAAAAGCGTCTGAAGCCGGGAAAAAGGGTGGCCAGGCTTCCGGTGGCAATCAAAAGCCAAGTGACCAGAGCCGCAAGCCCGACATGGGTAAAGACCAGACCCGCAAACCAAGTGGTGGCGGCCGTAGCTAA
- a CDS encoding ATP-dependent Clp protease proteolytic subunit, with the protein MSQQVIHFHCQIDQDTTERFRDRCLQAVDDGATSLLLFLSTTGGSTNFGFSLYSFLKSLPVPLCAVNAGNIESMGIIMYLAAGERVAAPHSRFLIHPMTWHFSQSAVDHSRLREYLSSLNNDLERYVRIFELETAQAERKLDIFHCLSTEEKVIPAYDSLACGIAHRLEQVVFEKDARHLTISGAH; encoded by the coding sequence ATGAGCCAACAGGTGATCCACTTTCATTGCCAGATCGATCAGGACACCACCGAGCGTTTTCGCGACCGCTGCCTGCAGGCCGTCGACGATGGCGCCACCTCCTTGCTGCTGTTTTTGTCGACCACCGGTGGCAGCACCAACTTCGGTTTCTCGCTGTACAGCTTTCTCAAGTCCTTGCCGGTGCCGTTGTGCGCAGTCAACGCCGGCAACATCGAATCGATGGGCATCATCATGTACCTGGCCGCTGGCGAGCGTGTCGCCGCGCCGCATTCGCGTTTTCTCATCCACCCCATGACCTGGCACTTCAGCCAGAGCGCGGTGGACCATTCGCGCCTGCGCGAATACCTGTCGAGCCTGAACAACGACCTGGAGCGCTACGTGCGCATTTTCGAGCTGGAGACTGCCCAGGCCGAGCGCAAACTGGACATCTTCCATTGCCTGTCGACCGAAGAAAAGGTCATCCCCGCCTACGATTCGCTGGCCTGCGGCATCGCCCATCGCCTGGAGCAGGTGGTGTTCGAAAAGGATGCCCGGCACCTGACCATCAGCGGCGCTCACTGA
- a CDS encoding DUF6555 family protein, with product MNNAKLFVIDYQLHGDHKSFIIRAETMDNAEAWHWASCDAGIGRIGRYGREKVKKVSKPLAERYGITDVTWRQSS from the coding sequence ATGAACAACGCAAAACTGTTCGTCATCGACTACCAGCTTCACGGCGATCACAAGTCCTTCATCATCCGCGCCGAGACGATGGACAACGCTGAAGCCTGGCACTGGGCAAGTTGCGACGCCGGTATCGGTCGCATAGGCCGGTACGGTCGCGAAAAAGTCAAAAAAGTCAGCAAGCCACTGGCCGAACGCTACGGCATTACCGATGTGACCTGGCGCCAGTCCAGCTGA
- a CDS encoding AlkA N-terminal domain-containing protein, whose product MNSTSSLAGHRRSIRPASAISFWLAYQPPLHWPSLLGFLAARAISGVETVVAGVYTRSFDLARGQGIVQVAKARGHRLKVTVIASSAGALPGLLARVRRVFDLDAEPLKIEALLRRDPLMAQLIELRPGLRVPRGWDGFEQAMRTVLGQQISVAGAITLAGRLVAGYGEPLAAQLQRVPGLTHVFPRAEAVADVDLSGLGMPRSRAATLSTLARALLLDPQLLRPERDLEAWVQRLCRLRGIGPWSAHYLALRQMGAADALPLGDVALVKALRLLEGPEAQLAQRAPAWSPWRAYAAQHLWASLS is encoded by the coding sequence ATGAATTCTACCTCCAGCCTGGCAGGCCATCGCCGCAGCATTCGGCCCGCCAGCGCTATCAGCTTCTGGCTGGCTTACCAGCCACCCTTGCACTGGCCGTCGCTGCTGGGGTTTCTTGCTGCGCGGGCGATTAGCGGGGTAGAGACGGTCGTAGCGGGGGTCTATACCCGCAGTTTTGATCTCGCTCGTGGCCAGGGCATCGTCCAGGTCGCGAAGGCGCGTGGGCACCGGCTGAAAGTCACTGTGATCGCTAGCTCTGCCGGCGCGTTGCCGGGGTTGCTGGCCAGGGTCCGGCGAGTATTCGACCTGGATGCCGAGCCGCTGAAGATCGAAGCACTGCTGCGCCGCGACCCGTTGATGGCGCAATTGATCGAACTGCGCCCGGGCCTGCGCGTGCCTCGGGGCTGGGATGGGTTCGAGCAGGCCATGCGTACAGTGCTGGGCCAGCAGATCAGCGTCGCCGGGGCGATTACCCTGGCCGGGCGCCTGGTGGCGGGGTACGGCGAGCCGCTGGCCGCGCAGCTTCAGCGTGTACCCGGCCTGACCCATGTGTTCCCCCGCGCAGAGGCTGTTGCTGACGTCGACCTCAGTGGCCTGGGCATGCCGCGCTCGCGGGCCGCGACACTCTCGACCCTGGCCCGGGCGCTGCTGCTAGACCCGCAACTGCTGCGCCCTGAGCGCGACCTGGAGGCCTGGGTCCAGCGCCTGTGCCGGCTGCGCGGCATCGGCCCGTGGAGCGCCCACTACCTGGCCTTGCGCCAGATGGGCGCGGCCGATGCCTTGCCGCTGGGCGACGTGGCGCTGGTCAAGGCCCTGCGCCTGCTTGAAGGCCCCGAGGCGCAACTGGCCCAGCGCGCACCGGCCTGGAGCCCGTGGCGCGCCTATGCCGCCCAGCACCTGTGGGCGTCGTTGAGCTGA
- the ycaC gene encoding isochorismate family cysteine hydrolase YcaC — protein sequence MTKPYVRLDKNNAAVLLVDHQTGLLSLVRDIDPDRFKNNVLAVGDLAKYFKLPTILTTSFETGPNGPLVPELKAQFPEAPYIARPGQINAWDNEDFVKAVKATGKKQLIIAGVVTEVCVAFPALSALEEGFEVFVVTDASGTFNELTRDSAWNRMSQAGAQLMTWFGLACELHRDWRNDIEGLGTLFANHIPDYRNLMTSYNTLTNGK from the coding sequence ATGACCAAGCCCTACGTCCGCCTGGACAAGAACAACGCTGCCGTCCTGCTGGTCGACCACCAGACCGGCCTGCTGTCGCTGGTGCGAGACATCGACCCGGACCGTTTCAAGAACAACGTGCTGGCCGTCGGCGACCTGGCCAAGTATTTCAAGCTGCCGACCATCCTCACCACCAGCTTCGAAACCGGTCCCAACGGCCCGCTGGTGCCCGAGCTCAAGGCGCAGTTCCCCGAGGCGCCGTACATTGCCCGTCCGGGGCAGATCAACGCCTGGGACAACGAAGACTTCGTCAAGGCGGTCAAGGCCACCGGCAAGAAGCAACTGATCATTGCCGGTGTGGTGACCGAGGTGTGCGTGGCTTTCCCGGCGCTGTCGGCCCTGGAAGAAGGTTTTGAGGTGTTTGTGGTCACCGATGCCTCCGGTACCTTCAACGAACTGACCCGCGACTCGGCCTGGAACCGCATGTCGCAAGCCGGCGCCCAGCTGATGACCTGGTTCGGCCTGGCCTGCGAGCTGCACCGCGACTGGCGCAACGATATCGAAGGCCTGGGCACCTTGTTCGCCAACCACATCCCCGACTACCGCAACCTGATGACCAGCTACAACACCCTCACCAACGGCAAGTAA
- a CDS encoding hydrolase — translation MSTFANVANFNGQVPRIDPENVAMLLIDHQSGLFQTVKDMPMTELRANAITLAKIASLAKIPVITTASVPQGPNGPLIPEIHQAAPHARYIARKGEINAWDNPEFVEAVKATGKQQLIIAGTITSVCMAFPSISAVAAGYQVFAVIDASGTYSKMAEEITLARVMQAGVVPMDTAAVCSEVQRSWNREDAQQWAEAYSSVFPHYQLLIESYLKAQQVARDNELLDSQR, via the coding sequence ATGAGTACCTTTGCCAACGTTGCCAACTTCAACGGCCAGGTGCCGCGCATAGACCCTGAAAATGTCGCGATGCTGCTGATCGACCACCAGAGCGGCCTGTTCCAGACGGTCAAGGACATGCCCATGACCGAGCTGCGGGCCAACGCCATCACCCTGGCCAAGATTGCCAGCCTGGCGAAGATCCCGGTGATCACTACCGCTTCGGTGCCACAAGGCCCCAATGGCCCGCTGATTCCGGAAATTCACCAAGCCGCGCCGCATGCCCGCTATATCGCCCGTAAAGGTGAAATCAACGCCTGGGACAATCCCGAGTTCGTCGAGGCAGTCAAGGCTACCGGCAAGCAGCAACTGATCATCGCCGGCACCATCACCAGTGTGTGCATGGCCTTCCCGAGCATCAGCGCAGTTGCTGCAGGCTACCAGGTGTTTGCCGTGATCGACGCCAGCGGTACCTACTCGAAGATGGCTGAGGAAATCACCTTGGCGCGGGTAATGCAGGCCGGTGTGGTGCCGATGGACACCGCTGCGGTGTGCTCGGAGGTCCAGCGCAGCTGGAACCGCGAAGACGCCCAGCAATGGGCCGAGGCCTACAGCTCGGTGTTCCCGCATTACCAGCTGCTGATTGAAAGCTACCTCAAGGCGCAACAGGTAGCCCGCGACAATGAACTACTCGATTCGCAACGCTGA
- a CDS encoding pirin family protein, which produces MKKIQGVYSSPNPHWVGDGFPVRSLFTYDNLAQHISPFLLLDYAGPHDFTPTTARRGVGQHPHRGFETVTIVYQGELEHRDSTGAGGLIGPGDVQWMTAAGGILHEEFHSPAFAAKGGTLEMVQLWVNLPARDKSAPAGYQTLLSSDIPLVPLGNGAGTLRVIAGAFRGHQGPAQTFSAMDVWDLQLKAGAPVRLPSAAGRSTALVVLRGQLLVNGERQVGAAQLVLFDRAGDELLLEAQSDVSVLLLSGEPLDEPIVGYGPFVMNSDAEIAEAFDDFRAGRFGQMSGQAGPRHHN; this is translated from the coding sequence ATGAAAAAGATCCAAGGCGTCTACAGCAGCCCGAACCCCCACTGGGTAGGTGATGGCTTCCCGGTCCGTAGCCTGTTTACCTACGACAACCTGGCCCAGCACATCAGCCCGTTCCTGCTGCTGGACTATGCCGGCCCCCACGACTTCACCCCGACCACGGCGCGTCGCGGCGTCGGCCAGCATCCCCATCGCGGTTTCGAAACCGTGACCATCGTCTACCAGGGCGAACTGGAGCACCGCGACTCCACTGGCGCCGGCGGCCTGATCGGCCCGGGCGATGTGCAGTGGATGACCGCCGCCGGCGGCATTCTCCATGAAGAGTTCCACTCGCCGGCGTTCGCTGCCAAGGGCGGCACCCTGGAAATGGTCCAGCTGTGGGTCAACCTGCCAGCCAGGGACAAATCGGCGCCGGCCGGTTACCAGACCCTGCTCAGCAGCGACATCCCGCTGGTGCCACTGGGCAACGGCGCCGGCACCTTGCGAGTGATTGCCGGTGCGTTTCGCGGCCACCAGGGCCCGGCGCAGACTTTCTCGGCCATGGATGTCTGGGACCTGCAGCTCAAGGCCGGCGCGCCCGTGCGCTTGCCCAGTGCCGCCGGGCGCAGCACCGCGCTGGTGGTGTTGCGCGGCCAGTTGCTGGTCAACGGCGAGCGCCAGGTTGGCGCCGCGCAACTGGTGCTGTTTGACCGCGCCGGTGACGAGCTGCTGCTTGAAGCGCAAAGCGATGTGTCGGTGTTGCTGCTCAGTGGCGAGCCGCTGGATGAGCCGATCGTTGGCTACGGCCCGTTCGTGATGAACAGCGATGCCGAAATCGCCGAGGCCTTTGACGATTTTCGCGCCGGGCGCTTCGGCCAGATGAGCGGGCAGGCCGGTCCGCGCCACCACAACTAG
- a CDS encoding LysR family transcriptional regulator has protein sequence MVEDLNDLYYFAQVVDHGGFAPAGRALDMPKSKLSRRIAGLEERLGVRLIQRSTRHFSVTEIGQAYYRHCVAMLVEAEGAAELIERNRAEPQGIVRLSCPTALLDFWVGAMLTRFMVQCPLVQLHIESTNRQVDLIQEGIDIALRVRVPPLESSDLVMKVLARSTQYLVAAPALLERLPPRPVPADLSALPSLHWGYPQRDYHWHLLGPDGVRASLRHSPRLVTDDLVVLRQAAVAGVGVVHLPLVVIREELDAGRLLQATPNWAPECGVVHAVFASRRGLLPSVRSLLDFLAAEFEASDIA, from the coding sequence CTGGTGGAAGACCTCAACGACCTTTATTACTTTGCCCAGGTTGTCGATCACGGCGGCTTTGCCCCGGCCGGCCGCGCCCTGGACATGCCCAAGTCCAAGCTCAGCCGGCGTATTGCCGGGCTGGAAGAACGCCTGGGGGTGCGCCTGATCCAGCGTTCGACCCGGCATTTTTCGGTGACTGAAATCGGCCAGGCTTACTACCGCCACTGTGTGGCCATGCTGGTGGAGGCCGAAGGCGCCGCCGAGCTGATCGAGCGCAACCGCGCCGAGCCCCAGGGCATCGTGCGCCTGAGTTGCCCGACGGCGTTGCTGGATTTCTGGGTGGGGGCCATGCTCACCCGCTTCATGGTCCAGTGCCCGCTGGTGCAGTTGCATATCGAAAGCACCAATCGCCAGGTCGACCTGATCCAGGAAGGCATCGACATTGCCTTGCGCGTGCGCGTACCGCCTTTGGAAAGCAGCGACCTGGTGATGAAGGTACTGGCGCGCAGCACCCAGTACCTGGTGGCGGCGCCCGCCTTGCTCGAACGCCTGCCCCCGCGCCCGGTGCCCGCCGACCTGAGCGCCCTGCCGAGCCTGCACTGGGGCTACCCGCAACGCGATTACCACTGGCACCTGCTCGGTCCCGACGGCGTCCGCGCCAGCCTGCGACACAGCCCGCGGCTGGTCACCGACGACCTGGTGGTACTGCGCCAGGCGGCGGTGGCGGGTGTCGGCGTGGTGCACTTGCCGCTGGTGGTGATCCGCGAAGAACTCGACGCCGGCCGCCTGCTGCAAGCCACGCCGAACTGGGCACCGGAGTGCGGCGTGGTGCACGCGGTGTTCGCCTCGCGGCGCGGCTTGCTGCCGTCGGTGCGCAGCCTGCTGGACTTTCTGGCGGCGGAGTTCGAGGCCAGTGATATCGCCTGA
- a CDS encoding alpha/beta hydrolase, with the protein MQLIPWSHDTSAGFTLRGWRSPASGKPLLHFLHGNGFCCLAYQPLLARLAEQFDLWLCDVQGHGDSDHGGPFAGWNRTAELAIEAFEAGRGEYGDVPRFAVGHSFGGVLTGLMLAQQPQLFQRAVLLDPVLFTRAMMGIMGAAALVGLHRRHALARKAATRRSHWPDRTAARASLEGRGIFKGWSEPALQSYIEHAIGDCGEGVVLKCRPSREVEIFSSFPRRMWASLAQVSTPSLVLYGQTTYPFVPQSVQRWALGNPQVSASQVAGGHCFMQEDPAACSERVAAFLLEQ; encoded by the coding sequence ATGCAGTTGATTCCCTGGTCCCATGACACAAGTGCTGGCTTCACCCTGCGCGGCTGGCGCTCCCCAGCCAGTGGCAAGCCGCTGCTGCATTTCTTGCACGGCAACGGCTTTTGCTGCCTGGCCTACCAGCCGTTGCTGGCGCGCCTGGCCGAGCAGTTCGACCTGTGGCTGTGCGATGTCCAGGGCCATGGCGACAGCGACCATGGCGGCCCGTTCGCCGGCTGGAACCGCACTGCCGAGCTTGCCATCGAAGCCTTCGAGGCCGGCCGTGGCGAGTACGGCGATGTACCACGCTTTGCCGTCGGCCACAGTTTTGGCGGGGTGCTCACCGGCCTGATGCTGGCGCAACAGCCGCAGCTGTTCCAGCGTGCGGTGCTGCTTGACCCGGTGCTGTTCACCCGGGCGATGATGGGCATCATGGGCGCGGCGGCGCTGGTCGGCCTGCACCGTCGCCATGCTCTGGCGCGCAAGGCTGCCACCCGTCGCAGCCACTGGCCTGACCGCACGGCGGCGCGGGCATCGCTGGAAGGGCGGGGGATCTTCAAGGGCTGGAGCGAGCCGGCGTTGCAGTCCTATATCGAACACGCCATTGGCGATTGCGGCGAAGGCGTGGTGCTCAAGTGCCGCCCTAGCCGTGAAGTGGAAATCTTCAGCTCCTTCCCCCGGCGCATGTGGGCGTCGCTGGCCCAGGTGAGCACCCCGAGCCTGGTGCTGTATGGCCAAACCACCTATCCCTTCGTGCCGCAGTCGGTGCAGCGCTGGGCCCTGGGCAATCCTCAGGTCAGCGCCAGCCAGGTGGCGGGTGGGCACTGCTTCATGCAGGAAGATCCGGCGGCGTGCAGCGAGCGGGTCGCGGCGTTTTTGCTGGAACAGTAA
- a CDS encoding 2-hydroxychromene-2-carboxylate isomerase, whose translation MSKTVEFFFDLGSPASYLAWTQLPKLCAEHDAQLVYRPMLLGGVFQATGNASPAMVPAKARHVFVDFQRYAKRYGVTLALPPGFPINTLGLMRGTVAVQRYQPERFEAYLNAMFTALWVRQRNLADPQVLAAVLQEAGFDPEQYQAWSAEPEVKAALKDATEEAVRRGVFGAPSCFVGEQMFFGQDRLEFVVEALAEQDSQV comes from the coding sequence ATGAGCAAAACCGTAGAATTCTTCTTTGACCTGGGCAGCCCGGCCAGCTACCTGGCCTGGACCCAGTTGCCGAAACTCTGCGCCGAGCACGATGCGCAACTGGTGTACCGGCCGATGTTGCTGGGCGGGGTATTCCAGGCCACCGGCAACGCCTCGCCGGCGATGGTGCCGGCCAAGGCCCGGCATGTGTTCGTTGATTTTCAGCGCTACGCCAAACGCTACGGCGTGACCCTGGCCTTGCCGCCGGGCTTCCCGATCAACACCCTGGGCCTGATGCGCGGCACGGTGGCCGTGCAGCGCTACCAGCCAGAGCGTTTCGAGGCCTACCTGAACGCGATGTTCACGGCCCTGTGGGTGCGCCAGCGCAATCTTGCCGACCCGCAGGTGCTGGCGGCAGTGCTGCAGGAGGCCGGTTTCGACCCCGAGCAATACCAGGCCTGGAGCGCCGAGCCCGAGGTCAAGGCCGCACTCAAGGACGCTACCGAGGAAGCGGTGCGCCGTGGCGTGTTCGGTGCGCCAAGCTGCTTTGTCGGCGAGCAGATGTTCTTCGGCCAGGACCGCCTGGAGTTCGTCGTCGAAGCGCTGGCCGAGCAGGACAGTCAAGTGTAG
- a CDS encoding SDR family oxidoreductase: MTQGKKVVLVVGAGDATGGAIARRFAREGYVACVTRRSADKLQPLVDEIRAAGGEAYGFASDARKEEEVAALVEEIESSVGPIEAFVFNIGANVPCSILEETARKYFKIWEMACFAGFLSGQAVARRMVTRERGTILFTGATAGLRGAAGFAAFAGAKHGIRALAQSMARELGPRNIHVAHVVVDGAIDTAFIRDSFPERYALKDQDGILDPQHIADSYWFLHSQPRDAWTFELDLRPWMERW; this comes from the coding sequence ATGACCCAAGGCAAGAAGGTGGTACTGGTGGTAGGGGCCGGTGATGCAACCGGCGGCGCGATTGCCCGGCGTTTTGCCCGCGAGGGTTATGTCGCCTGCGTGACCCGGCGCAGCGCCGACAAGCTGCAGCCGCTGGTGGACGAGATCCGCGCCGCCGGTGGCGAGGCCTACGGTTTTGCCTCGGATGCGCGCAAGGAAGAGGAGGTGGCGGCGCTGGTCGAAGAGATCGAAAGCAGCGTCGGTCCGATCGAAGCCTTTGTCTTCAACATCGGCGCCAACGTGCCCTGCAGCATTCTCGAAGAGACCGCGCGCAAGTACTTCAAGATCTGGGAAATGGCCTGTTTCGCAGGCTTTCTCAGCGGCCAGGCGGTGGCGCGGCGCATGGTGACCCGCGAGCGTGGGACTATCCTGTTTACCGGTGCCACTGCAGGCTTGCGTGGCGCTGCCGGGTTTGCCGCGTTTGCCGGCGCCAAGCACGGCATTCGCGCCCTGGCCCAGAGCATGGCCCGCGAACTTGGGCCGCGCAATATTCATGTCGCCCATGTGGTGGTGGACGGTGCCATCGATACCGCGTTCATCCGCGACAGCTTCCCCGAGCGCTATGCGCTCAAGGACCAGGACGGCATTCTCGACCCGCAACATATCGCCGACAGCTACTGGTTTCTGCACAGCCAGCCGCGCGACGCCTGGACCTTCGAGCTTGACCTGCGGCCGTGGATGGAGCGCTGGTAA